A single genomic interval of Solimonas sp. K1W22B-7 harbors:
- a CDS encoding cytochrome P450: MSNAPNLSPAAPRPAHITDAVMYDFDMFADPAYVADPHARILDLLKNAPPIFWTPRNGGHWMLLSHSANFNASRDTESFSSEIVPQAQFKAMMAQLPPGSPHIPQPLPITIDPPAHTAYRMPLQRAFSPKAMLALKDSIRDLAVDLIEKIKAKGGADFLTEVAEPLPVQVFLKMFGLPLERQQEYRVLVKEHMEGIKNPDPRAIVRRMLKLTSIMRETVLERKENPRDDLISMLWQADIGGKPTTLEDMENYCVVLFTAGLDTVVNGIGLGVLHLARDAELQAKLRQSPELIPKAAEELLRRYTFTVPIRRVAKDMNFQGVDMKSGERAMLFLPAADLDSAEYPEAGKYDLNRETVHVAFGMGPHRCLGSHLARLELQVIYEELLARLPAFKLDPAKPVAYHGGHVVGPESLWLSWAA, encoded by the coding sequence ATGAGCAATGCCCCCAACCTGAGCCCCGCAGCCCCCAGGCCTGCGCACATCACCGACGCGGTGATGTACGACTTCGACATGTTCGCCGACCCGGCCTACGTCGCCGATCCGCATGCGCGCATCCTGGACCTGCTGAAGAACGCGCCGCCGATCTTCTGGACGCCGCGCAACGGCGGCCACTGGATGCTGCTGAGCCACTCGGCGAACTTCAATGCCTCGCGCGACACCGAAAGCTTCTCCAGCGAGATCGTGCCGCAGGCGCAGTTCAAGGCGATGATGGCGCAGCTGCCGCCGGGCTCCCCGCACATCCCGCAGCCGCTGCCGATCACCATCGATCCGCCGGCGCACACCGCCTACCGCATGCCGCTGCAGCGCGCCTTCTCGCCCAAGGCGATGCTGGCCCTCAAGGACAGCATCCGCGATCTCGCCGTGGACCTGATCGAGAAGATCAAGGCCAAGGGCGGCGCCGACTTCCTGACGGAGGTGGCCGAGCCGCTGCCGGTGCAGGTGTTCCTGAAGATGTTCGGCCTGCCGCTGGAGCGCCAGCAGGAATACCGTGTGCTGGTGAAGGAGCACATGGAAGGGATCAAGAATCCCGATCCGCGCGCCATCGTCCGGCGCATGCTCAAGCTCACCTCGATCATGCGCGAGACCGTGCTGGAGCGTAAGGAAAACCCCAGGGACGACCTCATCAGCATGCTCTGGCAGGCCGATATCGGCGGCAAGCCGACGACGCTGGAAGACATGGAGAACTACTGCGTCGTCCTGTTCACCGCCGGCCTCGACACGGTGGTCAACGGCATCGGCCTGGGCGTGCTGCACCTGGCCAGGGACGCCGAGCTGCAGGCGAAGCTGCGGCAGAGCCCGGAACTGATTCCGAAGGCCGCCGAGGAACTGCTGCGCCGCTACACCTTCACCGTGCCGATCCGCCGCGTCGCCAAGGACATGAACTTCCAGGGCGTGGACATGAAGTCGGGCGAGCGTGCCATGCTGTTCCTGCCTGCCGCCGACCTCGATTCCGCCGAGTACCCGGAAGCCGGCAAGTACGACCTCAACCGCGAAACCGTGCATGTGGCCTTCGGCATGGGGCCGCACCGCTGCCTCGGCTCGCATCTGGCGCGCCTCGAGCTGCAGGTGATCTACGAAGAGCTGCTGGCACGCCTGCCCGCGTTCAAGCTCGATCCGGCCAAGCCGGTCGCCTACCACGGCGGCCACGTCGTGGGTCCCGAATCGCTCTGGCTGAGCTGGGCCGCATGA